A single Populus alba chromosome 7, ASM523922v2, whole genome shotgun sequence DNA region contains:
- the LOC118059618 gene encoding epi-neemfruitin B synthase L1AT yields the protein MEVQIIYQEIIKPSAPTPPHLRTYKLSGKDQIAALAYVPVILFYSPTSEMSSENSDYLKKAFSETLTLFYPFAGRIKDELFIDCNDDGATYVEAHVTCNMSVILQQPDIHQLEQLLPCKPDENLDELSTGVMLAAQVNYFDCGGIAVSVSISHRVADGSSLVSFVNCWAAISRGVDHHIVDGVVVDCTSLFPPQDLSGIKLHESFRNDSTCSKTVTKRFVFYGPKVAALRGKLSSGPYLDRPTRIEAVSALMWGAFVGEENESKKVYKVAAHNVDLRKRLDPPLPQHCIGNIIHTAMAKWPAKVVDYNGLAGKIHESINLINNDYICQVYAGSSTDQGLLAQIVKDPNNWSLFGFSSWCKFPFYEVDLGFGKPVWVGTAMRLMPRGAFLLDTRDGEGIEAWVTLSEEAMLKFEKNPDILAYASVSPGI from the coding sequence ATGGAAGTTCAAATTATTTATCAAGAAATTATCAAGCCCTCAGCTCCAACACCACCCCACCTAAGAACCTATAAGCTCTCTGGAAAGGACCAGATTGCTGCTTTAGCATATGTCCCTGTGATTCTTTTTTACTCACCAACCAGCGAAATGTCTAGCGAAAATTCTGATTACCTAAAAAAAGCCTTTTCCGAAACATTAACCCTCTTCTACCCTTTTGCTGGGCGAATAAAAGATGAGTTATTCATTGACTGCAATGATGATGGAGCCACTTATGTTGAAGCACATGTTACATGCAACATGTCTGTGATACTTCAGCAGCCAGACATTCATCAATTGGAGCAGCTACTGCCATGCAAGCCAGATGAAAACTTAGACGAGCTGAGCACCGGGGTAATGCTAGCAGCCCAAGTGAACTACTTCGATTGTGGTGGGATAGCGGTTAGTGTATCCATTTCCCATCGAGTAGCTGATGGGTCGTCACTGGTAAGCTTTGTTAATTGCTGGGCTGCAATTTCCCGTGGAGTTGACCATCATATTGTTGACGGAGTAGTTGTTGATTGCACCTCACTCTTTCCTCCACAAGATTTGTCAGGCATAAAATTACATGAGAGTTTCAGAAATGACAGCACGTGCAGTAAAACGGTGACGAAAAGGTTCGTGTTTTATGGCCCTAAGGTAGCTGCACTCAGAGGAAAGTTGAGCAGTGGACCATATTTAGATCGTCCAACCAGGATCGAGGCTGTATCCGCCCTTATGTGGGGTGCATTTGTTGGAGAAGAAAATGAGTCGAAGAAGGTATATAAAGTCGCAGCTCACAACGTGGACTTGCGGAAGAGATTGGATCCACCCCTACCACAACATTGTATTGGAAATATAATCCATACTGCTATGGCAAAATGGCCAGCAAAAGTGGTAGACTATAACGGTTTAGCAGGAAAAATTCATGAGTCCATAAACCTGATAAATAATGACTATATTTGTCAGGTTTATGCAGGCAGTAGTACTGACCAAGGATTACTGGCACAGATTGTAAAAGATCCCAACAACTGGAGTTTATTTGGTTTCAGCAGTTGGTGTAAATTTCCATTCTATGAGGTGGATTTAGGGTTTGGAAAGCCCGTTTGGGTAGGCACTGCCATGAGGCTTATGCCCAGAGGTGCTTTTCTCTTAGATACAAGAGATGGTGAGGGAATAGAAGCATGGGTGACATTATCCGAGGAAGCAATGctcaagtttgaaaaaaatcctGACATCTTAGCCTATGCTTCTGTCAGTCCAGGCATATGA
- the LOC118059590 gene encoding wax ester synthase/diacylglycerol acyltransferase 11 yields MENTVQEAISAPVSPAGQFLSNSVLSLSVIAVLETEVPIDDSQTVSLLKNVFLPINPRFSSIMVTNEDGEQRWKRVEVRPEDHVTIPVFAAGMSPEFYDKCLDDYLSEIATEHLPQSRPMWEIHLIKYPTSNAAGNVIFKLHHSLGDGFSLMGALLSCLKRADDPSLPLTLPSLQSHTNKDGKNFSMRRFFSTVYNTASDFSSSIMKSCLIEDDKTPIRSGHQGVEFLPAGIETMTFSLDHIKQIKSKLGVTLNDVISGTIFLGTRLYMETLSPGSGNAHSTSLVLLNTRMFVGYKSIEEMVGPKADSPWGNHFAFLNIPVPKLRDAAGAENPLRFVFKARQIIRRKRMSSFSVYLTAKYLQLVSKFRGAKGASKYIHGTLKNTSMGITSVMGPIEKMALSNHPVKGLYFVVTGAPQSLMVGVISYAGKLRVALLVEKDFIDPRKLRSHIEDAFDMIFKAACSRRTSPPAN; encoded by the exons ATGGAGAATACTGTACAAGAAGCAATATCAGCACCTGTCAGCCCAGCAGGCCAATTTTTGAGCAACTCTGTCTTATCACTCTCTGTTATTGCTGTTTTGGAAACTGAAGTGCCTATTGATGACTCCCAAACCGTGTCTTTGCTCAAAAATGTCTTCCTCCCTATCAACCCACGTTTCTCCTCCATCATG GTTACAAATGAAGATGGAGAACAACGATGGAAAAGGGTTGAAGTGAGGCCGGAAGACCACGTAACTATTCCTGTTTTCGCCGCCGGAATGTCACCGGAATTTTACGACAAATGCCTTGATGATTATCTGTCGGAGATTGCAACGGAACATTTACCACAAAGCAGACCGATGTGGGAAATTCACTTAATAAAATACCCCACAAGTAATGCAGCTGGTAATGTGATATTCAAGCTTCATCACTCACTTGGCGATGGTTTCTCTCTAATGGGAGCTCTTCTTTCTTGTTTAAAAAGAGCTGATGATCCTTCTCTTCCCTTGACACTTCCTTCTCTTCAATCGCACACCAATAAGGATGGCAAAAACTTCAGCATGCGTAGATTTTTCTCTACAGTTTACAACACTGCATCAGATTTTTCCTCGAGCATTATGAAGAGTTGTTTGATTGAGGATGACAAAACACCAATCCGATCAGGGCACCAAGGAGTGGAGTTTCTGCCTGCTGGCATAGAAACAATGACCTTCTCTCTCGATCATATTAAGCAAATCAAGAGCAAGCTTGGAGTG ACGCTAAATGATGTGATTAGCGGGACAATATTCCTGGGGACAAGATTGTACATGGAAACATTGAGCCCAGGATCAGGCAACGCACACTCTACATCATTGGTGTTGCTCAACACGAGGATGTTTGTAGGCTACAAGTCAATCGAAGAGATGGTGGGGCCCAAAGCTGACTCGCCATGGGGCAACCATTTTGCGTTCTTGAACATACCTGTTCCCAAGCTAAGGGATGCAGCTGGGGCTGAAAACCCTCTCCGGTTTGTATTCAAAGCAAGACAGATCATAAGGAGGAAGAGGATGAGCTCTTTTTCTGTTTACCTCACTGCAAAGTACCTTCAACTTGTTAGCAAGTTTAGAGGTGCAAAG GGAGCATCTAAATACATCCATGGCACACTGAAGAATACAAGCATGGGAATCACGAGTGTCATGGGACCGATTGAAAAGATGGCCTTATCTAATCATCCAGTTAAAGGATTATACTTCGTGGTGACAGGGGCACCTCAG AGTCTGATGGTCGGAGTGATAAGTTATGCGGGGAAGCTTAGAGTTGCTTTGCTGGTAGAGAAGGACTTCATCGATCCCCGGAAGCTCCGGTCACACATAGAAGATGCATTTGACATGATTTTCAAAGCTGCATGCAGTCGCCGGACTTCTCCACCGGCAAATTAA